In one Candidatus Planktophila vernalis genomic region, the following are encoded:
- a CDS encoding PLP-dependent aminotransferase family protein — translation MSEVTPRFATGAPQNLEERFAGRAAHMQPSEIRSLFAVASRPEIVSLAGGMPNLSALPMGMMADVVQKLILNNGQEALQYGSGQGHPKLREQICEVMALEGIRANPDDVLVTTGSQQALDLISRIFIDPGDVVLAEAPSYVGALGTFHQYEAKVVHVETDDLGLVPDGLRAAIKSVRASGRRIKFLYTIPNYQNPSGVLLPADRRTEILNICRTEGIFVVEDNPYGLLGFDKPSPNAMRAEDSENVIYLGSFSKTIAPGMRVGWALVPPSLKEKLIIASESSILCPSNFSQLTISSYLADQPWRDQIASFCDLYKVRRDAMLESLDEHFPVTAKWTKPGGGFYVWVTLPEEIDTKALMPKAIVAKVAYVPGTAFYADGFGSWSMRLSYCYPTPERIREGVKALGGVIKTEMARRGGNQLN, via the coding sequence ATGTCTGAAGTAACGCCACGTTTTGCAACCGGAGCGCCTCAAAATCTAGAGGAGCGCTTTGCTGGGCGTGCTGCGCATATGCAACCAAGTGAGATTCGCTCACTCTTTGCTGTTGCATCTAGACCTGAAATTGTTTCTCTTGCTGGTGGAATGCCAAATCTTTCAGCACTTCCAATGGGAATGATGGCTGATGTTGTTCAAAAACTTATTTTAAATAACGGCCAAGAGGCTTTGCAGTATGGAAGCGGACAAGGACATCCAAAACTTCGCGAACAAATCTGTGAAGTGATGGCGCTAGAAGGAATTCGCGCTAATCCTGATGATGTTTTAGTAACAACGGGTTCCCAGCAAGCTTTAGATTTAATTTCACGTATCTTTATTGATCCAGGCGATGTTGTTCTAGCTGAAGCACCTTCATACGTTGGAGCACTTGGTACTTTCCATCAATATGAAGCCAAGGTTGTTCACGTTGAAACCGATGATTTGGGATTAGTTCCAGATGGTTTACGTGCTGCGATTAAGAGCGTTAGAGCATCAGGGCGTCGAATTAAGTTCCTCTACACAATCCCGAACTATCAAAACCCTTCAGGAGTTCTACTGCCTGCAGATCGCCGTACTGAAATCTTAAATATCTGCCGCACAGAAGGCATCTTTGTTGTGGAAGATAACCCTTATGGCCTGCTTGGCTTTGATAAGCCTTCGCCAAACGCTATGCGCGCTGAGGATTCAGAGAATGTTATTTATTTAGGCTCTTTTTCAAAGACGATTGCTCCCGGAATGCGCGTGGGTTGGGCGCTGGTGCCACCATCTCTTAAAGAGAAGTTAATTATTGCCAGTGAATCCTCAATCTTGTGTCCTTCAAATTTTTCACAGTTAACAATCTCTAGTTACTTAGCAGATCAACCATGGCGCGATCAGATCGCATCATTTTGCGATCTTTATAAGGTGCGTCGCGATGCAATGCTTGAATCATTAGATGAGCACTTTCCTGTAACAGCTAAATGGACAAAGCCTGGCGGTGGTTTTTACGTCTGGGTTACTTTGCCTGAAGAAATCGATACTAAAGCGCTCATGCCAAAGGCGATTGTTGCCAAGGTTGCCTATGTTCCCGGTACAGCGTTCTACGCAGATGGTTTTGGTTCTTGGTCAATGCGTTTGTCATATTGCTACCCAACACCAGAGCGCATCCGTGAAGGCGTGAAAGCTTTGGGTGGAGTAATTAAGACTGAGATGGCTCGCCGCGGCGGAAACCAACTTAATTAA
- the trxA gene encoding thioredoxin, with the protein MATSKVTTATFDAEVLKSSTPVLVDFWAEWCGPCRAVGPILEEISDEYGSKLKIVKLNTDEESAIAIKYGISSIPTMNVFVNGEIVKTIVGAKPKPAMLKELESFLA; encoded by the coding sequence ATGGCCACGAGCAAAGTAACTACAGCAACATTTGATGCTGAGGTTTTAAAGAGCAGCACGCCTGTATTGGTGGATTTCTGGGCGGAATGGTGTGGCCCATGCCGTGCTGTGGGACCAATTCTTGAAGAGATTTCAGATGAATATGGTTCAAAGCTAAAGATCGTAAAGCTCAACACTGATGAAGAGTCAGCAATTGCGATTAAGTATGGAATTTCATCGATTCCAACTATGAACGTCTTTGTTAACGGCGAAATTGTGAAGACAATTGTTGGAGCTAAGCCAAAGCCTGCAATGTTGAAGGAACTTGAAAGCTTTCTCGCCTAA
- a CDS encoding N-acetylmuramoyl-L-alanine amidase, giving the protein MPELSESEIRSFQQARGLSVTGLVDEVTARALEEAQWKLGDRSLNLQEPPLMRGDDVAALQSRLTEMGFDCGRVDGIYGPRTELAVKDFQKSVGATADGKCGPATIIALIRLTKIVSGGAPSILRESANQKNRGPALANKTIVLNPDGDDPLVYDVAVRTEGRLLALGASVFLTRGATNNPSEKERIAFTNNSNADLMISLHEDSYKNENAHGAATYFYGSEAHGVHSIVGERFASLVQREICARTDFANCRTHAMTWDLLRLTKAPAVRIDLGYKTNPGDIGRMSRPDFRDVIAEALVIAIQRLYLAAEDDAKTGTLRISDLRKAGIRR; this is encoded by the coding sequence ATGCCAGAGCTTTCTGAATCCGAGATTCGATCTTTTCAACAAGCCCGTGGCTTAAGCGTCACGGGTCTTGTTGATGAGGTCACTGCTCGCGCACTTGAAGAAGCGCAGTGGAAACTGGGAGATAGATCGCTCAATCTGCAAGAGCCACCATTAATGCGTGGTGATGATGTTGCTGCATTGCAATCGAGATTGACTGAAATGGGTTTTGATTGCGGGCGAGTGGATGGAATTTATGGTCCCCGCACCGAATTAGCTGTTAAAGATTTTCAGAAATCTGTTGGTGCAACCGCTGATGGTAAATGTGGTCCTGCAACAATCATTGCTCTTATTCGTTTAACCAAAATTGTTTCTGGTGGTGCGCCATCTATTTTGCGTGAGAGTGCAAATCAAAAGAACCGCGGACCAGCACTTGCTAATAAAACAATAGTTTTAAACCCAGATGGTGATGATCCACTTGTTTATGATGTTGCAGTTCGTACAGAAGGTCGTTTGCTTGCACTCGGTGCTTCTGTTTTCTTAACTCGTGGTGCAACTAATAATCCCAGTGAAAAAGAACGTATAGCTTTCACAAATAACAGCAACGCTGATTTGATGATTTCACTTCATGAAGATAGTTATAAGAATGAAAACGCGCATGGTGCTGCAACTTACTTTTATGGCAGTGAAGCACATGGCGTGCACTCAATTGTTGGAGAACGATTTGCTTCACTAGTTCAGCGCGAGATATGTGCTCGCACAGATTTTGCTAACTGCCGCACACATGCCATGACATGGGATTTATTGCGCTTAACTAAAGCACCAGCAGTTCGTATTGATTTGGGTTATAAAACTAATCCTGGCGATATTGGCCGTATGTCCCGACCAGATTTTCGTGATGTGATTGCAGAAGCCCTTGTTATTGCAATTCAGCGCCTCTATTTAGCTGCTGAAGATGATGCAAAAACAGGAACTCTGCGTATTTCTGATCTGCGCAAAGCCGGTATCCGTCGCTAA
- the trxB gene encoding thioredoxin-disulfide reductase — MSEVRDVVIVGSGPAGYTAAIYASRAQLNPIIYEGSVTAGGALMNTTEVENFPGFIDGVMGPDLMDSMRKQAKRFGTELITDDIVEMDLSGEIKILKDGSGNTVKAKSVILATGSAYREIGLVNEKRLSGHGVSWCATCDGFFFRGQTIAVVGGGDSAVEEATFLTRFAEKVILIHRRDSLRASKIMAERAANNPKIEFLWNSEVIDVLGADKVSGLKIKNTVDGSESTLDVTGLFVAIGHIPRSELIIGQIDLDSEGYVKVEDRSTRTNIKGVFACGDLVDHTYRQAITAAGSGCAAALDAERFLSGH; from the coding sequence ATGAGTGAAGTTAGAGATGTTGTAATTGTTGGATCAGGCCCAGCTGGATACACAGCTGCCATTTACGCATCTCGCGCACAGTTAAACCCAATAATTTATGAGGGTTCAGTAACTGCAGGCGGTGCACTCATGAACACAACTGAAGTTGAAAACTTTCCTGGATTTATTGATGGTGTGATGGGTCCAGATTTAATGGACAGCATGCGAAAGCAAGCAAAGCGCTTTGGCACAGAGTTGATCACTGATGACATTGTTGAAATGGATTTATCGGGTGAGATCAAGATTTTGAAAGATGGTTCAGGCAATACCGTTAAAGCAAAGTCAGTAATTCTTGCAACAGGTAGTGCATATCGCGAAATTGGTTTAGTAAATGAAAAGCGTTTATCTGGTCACGGTGTTTCTTGGTGTGCTACGTGTGATGGTTTCTTCTTCCGCGGACAAACTATTGCAGTTGTTGGCGGAGGAGACTCAGCAGTTGAAGAAGCAACATTCTTAACTCGTTTTGCTGAGAAAGTTATTTTGATTCACCGTCGAGATTCATTGCGCGCATCAAAGATCATGGCAGAGCGTGCCGCTAATAATCCTAAAATTGAATTCCTGTGGAACTCTGAAGTTATTGATGTTCTTGGTGCTGACAAAGTTTCTGGTCTAAAGATTAAAAACACAGTTGATGGATCTGAATCAACATTAGATGTCACTGGTTTATTTGTTGCTATTGGACATATTCCACGCAGTGAGTTAATTATTGGCCAAATCGATCTAGATTCAGAAGGCTATGTAAAGGTGGAAGATCGATCCACTAGAACAAATATCAAGGGCGTCTTTGCATGCGGTGACTTGGTCGACCACACCTATCGCCAGGCAATCACAGCAGCTGGTTCTGGCTGCGCCGCAGCGCTAGATGCTGAAAGATTTCTCTCAGGACACTAA